The nucleotide window GATTGAACACCAAGAAGGTGGATATTTCAAGGAAACAGATCGTTCTCCATTTTTAATGACTGTTTTGGACCAACATTCGGCCGTTGGTCAAGGCATTGAGGGTTCAAGTGGTACTGTGAGTAGAAACTATTCCACTCTGATCTACTATCTCTTGACATCCAATCGTCCAATTGGCAAATTTCACAAGAATAAAAACCGTATAACACATATCCTGCAACGTGGTAAAGGACAGTACGTTCTCATCTATCCTAACGGTCAAGTCAAGTCTTTCAAGGTGGGTTTTGACTACCAAAATGGTGAGATTTCACAGTGGGTTGTGCCGGGAGAGGTCTACAAAGCTAGTTTTCTCATCCctaatgaagaattttccAATGGTCTTTTAATCAGTGAAGTAGTGGTCCCAGGgtttgattttgaagaccATAGCTTCATGTCAGGTCGTGATGAATTGGTCGACCTCGTAGGCGATGAAAAAGCTGCCAAACTTGAATTCTTGTTGTAATCATCGTTCTTGCTCCTATAGCTCTTATTTAGCTTAAGTAAAAGATACTTTAAACCATTTTGCGATTTGGCTCATCGGTAGATTGTGTACTCTTATCCTTTATTTCAAATACTTATTTCTATTAAGAAACAACGAGAGCCACCCGATGTGCTCAAGATGTCTCAGGGAGCCAATGGAGAATCAAATAGAGAGTCTGAACCTCTCTTGAATGGGTATTCGTCGTTTGGCAGCGAGTATTTGGACTCAAGAAGGCCTTCTTCGGGTCTCCCCTCCATAGCGAGGTTAAGAAGTGGTACAATCACCAGTATAAGGAGCACTTATGAGACTGTTAAGGAACATATggataagaagaagtttgCCTATTTAGTGCTGGCGAGTCTTTTCCTTTATTTGGGGTTTGTGGGAGCATTTGCACCTAGAACATCGTTGGCAAGAGACCTTAGACGAATTCATGCATCCAGGCTGACAGATGCAGAGGTTTACAGGATATATTTGAATGCATTGTACAGCGAGAACCATGCTGGTGAACATCTAAAAAATTACACGAGTCAATTACATGGTACTGGCGATGCCCATGTGCTAGACTACACAGTATCTGAACTTCGAAAGCTGGGATTCGACCCAAAACTGGAAAGGTACTATCCGTGGGTTAGTGAGCCAGTTGATACGCAAGTGGCTCTCTATGTTGATGACACAATCACTTTTAATGCGACTTTAAAGGAAGAATGCGTAGCAGAGGATCCTTCCAGCTGTAATCTAATCGAAAAACGTGCTTATCATGGTTACTCTGCTAGTGGGAATGTTACATCCCAGTACATCTTTGCTAACTACGGAAGTTTGGAGGACTACACTTTCCTGCTCGACAATGGAGTCGATATTGACGGCAAGGTTCATGTCATCAGATATGGTAAGCTATTGCCTGGCCTCAAAGTAAAAAACGCCGAACTTTTTGGAGCTTCAGGTGTGTTAATGTACACGGATCCATACGATGATGGTCGTATAACCAAGAAAAATGGTTTTAAGATGTATCCTGCCGGTCCCGCTAGACATGAGAGCAGTATCGAAAGGGGATCTGTCGCCTTCATGAATTATTTTCCAGGCGACCCAACTACACCAGGTTATCCATCAAAATTTCCAGGCACAGAGCGGCTCTCTCCTGCAGGAAAGGTACCAACTATCCCTTCTATTCCAATTAGTGCGAAGGAAATTGCTCCTATTTTACAGCTGCTCAATGGTAAGGGTGTCCGTTTAGGTTCTGGTGGTAACATTGATGGATTCGAATATTTCAGCGGACCGTCTGACTTAAATGAACAGGTTAAACTATACAATCAGCAACACAATTCGATCATCGAAATCACGAACGTGATCGTGGAGATCTCAGGAATTTTCTCAGAATATGATATCTTAATCGGAAACCATCGAGACTCTTGGACTGCAGGTGGAGCAGGAAGCCCTAATAGTGGCAGCGCAGTTTTGCTTGAGATTGCCCGAGGGATGTCGGAGCTGTTAAAACATGGTTGGAAACCTTTGAGACCTGTAAAGCTGATTAGTTGGGATGGAGGAGAGTTAAGCATGCTGGGCTCTTCTGAATATGTTGAAAATCACGCCGAAATCCTCAAGAGGAGTGCACTTGTCTATCTAAACCTCGAGTCAGCAATAACTGGAAGTCAATTTTCGTGCAAGTCTAATCCCCTACTCGAAGATGTGATACGTAACGCGGCCAAGTATACCGATTTGGGAGACGGTGATGAGGGAACATTATATGACGAGTGGAAGAGAGCTACAAACTTAACAAATGATCATCTGGATGGTATAGCAGATTACGTACCATTCCAGTATCATTTGGGAATACCTTCTGCCAGTTTTGAGTTCAGCAATAACAAGACCTGCGACGCAGTAGTTCCATACCATTCAATCTATGACACCTATACTTGGATGGAAAAATTTGTTGATAAAGATTATAGACACCATAACACCTTGGCGGTCTTAACTGGTATGACTTCGTTAATGTTGTGTGAGAGAGAACCAACT belongs to Torulaspora delbrueckii CBS 1146 chromosome 4, complete genome and includes:
- the CFF1 gene encoding Cff1p (similar to Saccharomyces cerevisiae YML079W; ancestral locus Anc_4.349), yielding MVESLESATIDGVVEAEISPCHFTLFPSSEPPTALQQIIDDWGLIEHQEGGYFKETDRSPFLMTVLDQHSAVGQGIEGSSGTVSRNYSTLIYYLLTSNRPIGKFHKNKNRITHILQRGKGQYVLIYPNGQVKSFKVGFDYQNGEISQWVVPGEVYKASFLIPNEEFSNGLLISEVVVPGFDFEDHSFMSGRDELVDLVGDEKAAKLEFLL
- the VPS70 gene encoding putative zinc metalloprotease (similar to Saccharomyces cerevisiae VPS70 (YJR126C); ancestral locus Anc_4.348), giving the protein MSQGANGESNRESEPLLNGYSSFGSEYLDSRRPSSGLPSIARLRSGTITSIRSTYETVKEHMDKKKFAYLVLASLFLYLGFVGAFAPRTSLARDLRRIHASRLTDAEVYRIYLNALYSENHAGEHLKNYTSQLHGTGDAHVLDYTVSELRKLGFDPKLERYYPWVSEPVDTQVALYVDDTITFNATLKEECVAEDPSSCNLIEKRAYHGYSASGNVTSQYIFANYGSLEDYTFLLDNGVDIDGKVHVIRYGKLLPGLKVKNAELFGASGVLMYTDPYDDGRITKKNGFKMYPAGPARHESSIERGSVAFMNYFPGDPTTPGYPSKFPGTERLSPAGKVPTIPSIPISAKEIAPILQLLNGKGVRLGSGGNIDGFEYFSGPSDLNEQVKLYNQQHNSIIEITNVIVEISGIFSEYDILIGNHRDSWTAGGAGSPNSGSAVLLEIARGMSELLKHGWKPLRPVKLISWDGGELSMLGSSEYVENHAEILKRSALVYLNLESAITGSQFSCKSNPLLEDVIRNAAKYTDLGDGDEGTLYDEWKRATNLTNDHLDGIADYVPFQYHLGIPSASFEFSNNKTCDAVVPYHSIYDTYTWMEKFVDKDYRHHNTLAVLTGMTSLMLCEREPTVFKVHPYFKDINKWYQKWHQEVLSLFPSDRELRETAQTVADNLQGVTFNETILFDTQNIELNDLCTRDFATYEFYKKIRIYLQLMRANNKLKQIDQMFLTHRGLLERPWMKHSIYAPDRLTGYDVDVLPGLHEALLDHDRDGVLQWLSILLTQISNVKSLLQ